One part of the Acuticoccus sediminis genome encodes these proteins:
- the soxC gene encoding sulfite dehydrogenase: protein MSENGIDRRKLLTAGVALGGAALAGRASAAEGDPAILEVKPWNQYLGPGVEAAPYGVPSPYESHVVRRDVAWLTASTESSVNFTPIHELDGIITPNGLCFERHHAGVAEIDPAEHRLMINGLVETPLVFTMADLMRFPRENRIYFLECAANSGMEWRGAQLNGCQYTHGMLHCVMYTGVKLSTLLEEAGLRSSAAWVLPEGADASLMTRSVPLEKAMDDCLVAFRMNGEALRPEQGYPLRLVVPGWEGNMWVKWLRRLEVGDKPWQQREETSKYTDLLTNGKARRFTWVMDVKSVITSPSPQKPVGHGPGPMVISGIAWSGNGRVTRVDVSIDGGRNWRSARIDGPSLSKALHRFYLDIDWDGSELFLQSRAMDEAGVVQPTKDVLRAARGDNSIYHNNGIQTWHIKSDGSAENVEIS, encoded by the coding sequence ATGAGTGAGAACGGCATCGATCGCCGCAAGCTCCTGACCGCCGGCGTGGCTCTCGGCGGTGCGGCGCTGGCCGGGCGGGCTTCCGCTGCGGAGGGCGATCCGGCGATCCTCGAGGTCAAGCCCTGGAACCAGTATCTCGGCCCCGGCGTCGAGGCGGCGCCCTACGGAGTGCCCTCACCATACGAGAGCCACGTCGTCCGCCGCGACGTCGCGTGGCTCACCGCATCGACCGAAAGCTCGGTCAACTTCACCCCGATCCACGAGCTGGACGGCATCATCACGCCGAACGGTCTGTGCTTTGAACGCCATCACGCGGGCGTTGCCGAGATCGACCCGGCCGAGCACCGGCTGATGATCAACGGCCTCGTCGAGACGCCGCTCGTCTTCACGATGGCCGACCTGATGCGCTTCCCGCGCGAGAACCGGATCTACTTTCTGGAATGCGCGGCGAACTCCGGCATGGAGTGGCGCGGTGCCCAGCTCAACGGCTGCCAGTATACGCACGGTATGCTCCACTGCGTGATGTACACTGGCGTAAAGCTCTCGACGCTGCTGGAGGAGGCGGGCCTCAGGTCGTCCGCTGCCTGGGTGCTGCCCGAAGGCGCCGACGCCTCCCTCATGACCCGCTCCGTCCCGCTCGAGAAGGCGATGGACGACTGTCTCGTCGCCTTCAGAATGAATGGCGAGGCGCTCCGTCCGGAACAGGGCTACCCGCTCCGCCTCGTAGTCCCGGGCTGGGAAGGCAACATGTGGGTCAAGTGGTTGCGCCGGCTGGAGGTCGGGGACAAACCCTGGCAGCAACGCGAGGAGACGAGCAAGTACACCGACCTTCTCACCAACGGCAAAGCGCGCCGGTTTACCTGGGTGATGGACGTCAAGTCCGTCATTACCAGCCCGTCGCCGCAAAAGCCCGTCGGACACGGTCCGGGCCCGATGGTGATCTCCGGCATTGCATGGTCCGGCAACGGCCGTGTGACGCGCGTCGACGTCTCCATCGACGGCGGCCGCAATTGGCGTTCGGCGCGGATCGACGGGCCGAGCCTGTCCAAGGCGCTCCACCGATTCTACCTCGACATCGACTGGGATGGCTCGGAGCTCTTCCTCCAATCGCGGGCGATGGACGAGGCGGGCGTGGTGCAGCCGACCAAGGACGTGCTGCGCGCCGCACGGGGCGACAACTCGATCTACCACAACAACGGCATCCAGACCTGGCACATCAAGTCCGACGGAAGCGCAGAAAATGTCGAAATTTCCTAG
- a CDS encoding DUF302 domain-containing protein: MKRWLASMFIAAIPAVASAEGVKMYTFDGSFEDATFAIENEIIGHGLVVDYVSHVGAMLSRTKDDVGGAKDLFDNADVFLFCSAVLSRKMMEVDPANIAFCPYGVFVTDTDSTVAIGYRLMPDGPMKEVEALLDEIARAAAGL, translated from the coding sequence ATGAAACGGTGGCTTGCGTCGATGTTCATCGCCGCCATACCGGCTGTGGCGTCGGCCGAGGGCGTCAAGATGTACACCTTCGACGGCTCGTTCGAGGATGCGACCTTTGCAATCGAGAACGAGATCATCGGGCACGGCCTCGTGGTCGACTACGTCAGCCACGTCGGCGCGATGCTAAGTCGGACGAAGGACGATGTCGGCGGCGCAAAGGATCTCTTCGACAACGCTGACGTCTTCCTGTTCTGCTCGGCCGTTCTGTCGCGCAAGATGATGGAGGTCGATCCCGCCAACATCGCCTTCTGCCCCTACGGTGTCTTCGTGACCGACACCGATTCCACCGTTGCCATCGGCTACAGGCTGATGCCCGACGGTCCGATGAAGGAGGTTGAAGCCCTCCTCGACGAGATCGCCCGGGCCGCCGCCGGGCTGTAG
- a CDS encoding c-type cytochrome, whose protein sequence is MTPSLAQDMPRAFRMCTACHAVGDGAANKIGPHLNGVVGRPAGGVEGFKYSPAMAEKGGEGVVWTPEALETFLRNPRQIVPGTKMAFAGLKQDADVSAVIGYLASYSETGGNGAGDQDASATSDGATPAVTPAAAPRSGVVTQTRVGGVYRLGRAATANEIAAWDVDVRPDGAGLPEGSGSVSDGDALFQEQCAVCHGVFAEGVDRWPVLAGGQDTLTDDRPEKTIGSYWPYLSTVYDYIRRAMPYGNAHSLSDDDVYALTAYLLYMNDVVTEEDFVLSKENFTEIRLPNEDNFIDDTRPEEPQYHSTGEPCMQDCIPGTARVVMRARILDVTPGSVEDDGLGAGAVE, encoded by the coding sequence GTGACGCCGTCGCTGGCGCAGGACATGCCGCGCGCCTTCCGGATGTGCACCGCCTGCCACGCGGTCGGGGACGGAGCGGCGAATAAGATCGGCCCGCACCTCAACGGCGTGGTTGGACGCCCGGCCGGCGGGGTCGAGGGCTTCAAGTACTCCCCGGCAATGGCGGAGAAGGGCGGGGAAGGAGTCGTCTGGACCCCAGAAGCGCTCGAAACCTTCTTGCGCAACCCGCGCCAGATCGTCCCCGGCACGAAGATGGCCTTCGCCGGCCTGAAGCAGGACGCGGACGTTAGCGCTGTGATCGGCTACCTCGCGTCGTACTCGGAGACGGGCGGCAACGGGGCGGGCGACCAGGACGCGAGTGCAACGTCCGACGGTGCCACCCCCGCGGTGACCCCGGCCGCGGCGCCTCGGTCCGGGGTAGTCACACAAACTCGCGTGGGCGGCGTCTATAGGCTCGGCCGCGCGGCAACCGCCAACGAGATCGCTGCCTGGGACGTCGACGTCCGTCCCGACGGGGCGGGACTTCCGGAGGGGTCCGGTAGCGTCAGCGACGGCGATGCGCTGTTTCAGGAGCAGTGCGCCGTCTGCCACGGCGTCTTCGCCGAGGGCGTCGATCGCTGGCCGGTCCTCGCCGGCGGACAGGACACGCTGACCGACGACCGCCCGGAAAAGACCATCGGCTCCTACTGGCCGTACCTGTCGACGGTTTACGATTACATCCGCAGGGCGATGCCGTACGGCAATGCCCATTCTCTATCCGACGATGACGTCTATGCGCTCACAGCGTATCTTCTTTATATGAATGATGTCGTCACCGAAGAAGACTTCGTCCTCTCGAAAGAAAACTTTACCGAAATCCGGCTTCCGAACGAGGACAACTTCATCGACGACACGCGGCCGGAGGAGCCGCAGTATCACTCCACCGGCGAGCCGTGCATGCAGGACTGCATCCCCGGCACGGCCCGGGTCGTAATGCGCGCTCGCATCCTCGACGTGACGCCCGGCAGCGTCGAGGATGACGGCCTCGGCGCGGGCGCAGTCGAGTAG